A genomic stretch from Vibrio neptunius includes:
- a CDS encoding glycosyltransferase family 2 protein — translation MGLVTSVPNRQTAVTVSVIVPYYNEAEVLPELHQRLTQVLNALPESSEIIYVDDGSSDHSLSLVESFSAQSTTIRSIGLSRNFGKEAAMSAGLEHSRGLAMILIDADLQDPPELIPQMLAKWREGYDVVNMQRSERRGESWLKRASAAAFYRLLNTLVKSDIPENVGDFRLLSREVVDHINQLPERNRYMKGLFVWPGFKQATLPFQREARRCGETKWNYLKLLGLAVDGITSFSIKPLRLATLFGALIAASAFGYGAFIVLKTVIFGEAVTGYPSMMVVQLALGGIQLLCLGVLGEYIGRIFIESKGRPLYLVQSVNEKPATTQHPALEKRA, via the coding sequence ATGGGGCTAGTCACTTCGGTACCAAACAGACAAACAGCGGTGACAGTATCGGTCATTGTTCCTTACTACAACGAAGCGGAGGTGTTGCCTGAGCTACACCAAAGGTTAACTCAGGTATTGAACGCGCTGCCCGAGAGCAGTGAAATCATCTATGTGGACGATGGTAGCAGCGACCACAGTTTGTCGTTGGTCGAATCGTTTAGTGCGCAAAGCACCACCATCCGTAGCATTGGGCTAAGTCGTAACTTCGGTAAAGAGGCGGCGATGAGCGCAGGTCTTGAGCATAGCCGAGGACTGGCGATGATACTGATTGACGCCGATCTGCAAGATCCGCCGGAGTTGATCCCTCAGATGCTGGCTAAGTGGCGAGAAGGCTACGATGTAGTCAACATGCAGCGTAGCGAAAGGCGAGGGGAAAGCTGGTTGAAGCGGGCTTCTGCCGCGGCGTTTTACCGTCTGCTGAATACATTGGTCAAATCGGACATTCCTGAAAATGTCGGTGACTTTAGGCTGTTAAGCCGTGAGGTGGTGGATCACATTAATCAACTGCCAGAGCGCAATCGCTATATGAAGGGGCTCTTCGTTTGGCCGGGTTTTAAGCAAGCGACACTGCCTTTTCAACGAGAGGCGCGCCGCTGCGGTGAAACCAAATGGAATTACCTCAAACTGCTTGGTCTAGCAGTGGACGGCATCACTTCTTTCTCGATCAAACCATTGCGCTTGGCCACCTTGTTTGGTGCTTTGATTGCGGCAAGTGCGTTCGGCTATGGAGCCTTTATTGTGTTGAAAACCGTGATTTTTGGTGAAGCGGTCACTGGCTATCCGTCAATGATGGTGGTTCAGCTTGCGCTAGGCGGGATCCAGTTGTTGTGTCTTGGTGTGCTCGGCGAATACATCGGCCGCATTTTCATTGAATCCAAAGGGCGACCACTGTATTTGGTTCAATCCGTCAATGAGAAACCAGCCACCACTCAACATCCAGCCTTGGAGAAACGCGCGTGA
- a CDS encoding glycosyltransferase family 39 protein has protein sequence MSINRVHLWALLGVALLIRLLSLGAYPLMDTTEARYGEMARLMIETNNWITPQFDYGVPFWSKPPLFTWLSAGGIELFGINEFAVRAPHWLAGVMVIALMAYFANRQGFSGLITAVVLATCGIFSVAAGAVMTDMALTLGLSLAMIGFYLCWQGARVWGYVGFVGLAIGLLAKGPLVLVLMGLAVMPWLVIQHGARGALAVLWQRFPLLGGTVVMLALALPWYVAAEAATPGFLDYFLVGEHFHRFLVSGWQGDLYGTAHDEPRGTIWLFWLYSAAPWSVVLPVVLFLKRKALGRDIELKQGIISFLVCWMLSPLLLFTFSGNILPAYVLPGVPAIGMLMAILLSDVREDIKWFKVTAGILPCLLIAAVIYIQFGVGERKSDKVIFRNADPQVTTYYVGNRPFSGQFYSQGKAKKLTDSSLLDGLDKVQLIGEKSQVEPLVKANKLSCSIDFVAQSKRALYRCEQP, from the coding sequence GTGAGTATCAACCGAGTCCACTTATGGGCACTATTAGGCGTTGCGTTACTGATTCGCTTGCTGAGTTTGGGCGCGTATCCGTTGATGGATACCACGGAAGCGCGCTACGGAGAAATGGCGCGTCTGATGATTGAAACCAATAACTGGATCACCCCACAGTTTGATTATGGGGTGCCTTTTTGGAGCAAGCCGCCGCTATTTACTTGGCTAAGTGCTGGCGGTATCGAATTGTTTGGTATTAATGAGTTTGCGGTGCGTGCGCCCCACTGGTTAGCCGGAGTGATGGTGATTGCCTTAATGGCTTATTTTGCCAATCGGCAAGGATTTAGTGGTTTGATCACGGCGGTGGTGTTAGCGACTTGCGGTATTTTTTCTGTCGCGGCGGGCGCGGTTATGACAGATATGGCGCTGACATTAGGGCTGTCGCTGGCGATGATCGGTTTTTACTTGTGTTGGCAAGGGGCAAGAGTGTGGGGCTATGTCGGTTTTGTGGGCTTGGCGATCGGGCTACTGGCTAAAGGGCCGCTGGTGCTTGTTTTGATGGGCTTGGCCGTTATGCCATGGTTGGTGATTCAGCATGGTGCACGAGGGGCATTGGCCGTGCTTTGGCAACGCTTTCCACTCTTGGGCGGCACGGTTGTAATGTTGGCTCTCGCATTGCCGTGGTATGTCGCGGCTGAAGCGGCCACGCCTGGTTTTCTCGATTACTTTCTTGTTGGTGAACATTTTCACCGTTTTCTGGTCAGCGGCTGGCAGGGAGATCTCTATGGCACGGCACACGATGAACCGAGAGGGACCATCTGGCTGTTCTGGCTCTATTCGGCCGCGCCATGGTCAGTGGTATTGCCGGTTGTTTTGTTCTTAAAACGTAAAGCGCTGGGGCGAGACATCGAACTCAAACAGGGCATCATAAGTTTTCTTGTGTGCTGGATGCTGTCACCTCTGCTGCTGTTTACTTTTTCAGGCAACATACTCCCTGCGTATGTGTTACCGGGTGTGCCTGCGATCGGCATGCTGATGGCGATCCTGCTCTCGGATGTGCGAGAGGACATAAAGTGGTTCAAAGTAACGGCGGGTATTTTGCCCTGTTTGTTGATTGCTGCCGTGATTTATATCCAGTTTGGGGTGGGGGAGCGTAAAAGTGACAAGGTGATTTTTCGCAATGCCGACCCTCAGGTCACCACGTATTACGTTGGCAATCGGCCATTTTCGGGCCAGTTCTACAGTCAGGGCAAGGCGAAAAAGCTCACAGACAGTTCACTGCTGGATGGGTTAGACAAAGTGCAGCTGATCGGCGAGAAAAGCCAAGTAGAGCCGCTGGTCAAGGCGAACAAGCTCAGTTGCTCGATTGATTTTGTGGCACAAAGCAAGCGAGCTTTATATCGCTGTGAGCAGCCTTGA
- a CDS encoding GtrA family protein produces the protein MMSKLWRFAIVGGVGFAADASLFALFFYGIGWPILGARVVSFFFAATVTWFGNRIFTFTHQQTTGKFSQWLKFVGCATLSAVPNVGVFKLTTHYCGSDGMLAMLALALGVLAGMVSNFAFCHWWVFGQQSLPHTESQ, from the coding sequence ATAATGAGTAAATTGTGGCGCTTCGCTATTGTCGGAGGCGTTGGCTTTGCCGCCGACGCCTCTCTTTTTGCTTTGTTCTTCTATGGCATCGGGTGGCCGATACTGGGGGCGCGTGTGGTGTCTTTTTTCTTCGCGGCCACCGTCACTTGGTTTGGCAACCGAATCTTTACCTTTACACATCAACAAACCACTGGGAAGTTCTCGCAATGGCTTAAATTCGTCGGATGCGCGACGTTGTCCGCTGTGCCTAATGTCGGAGTATTCAAACTGACGACGCATTATTGTGGCAGTGACGGCATGTTGGCGATGCTGGCTTTAGCCCTTGGTGTGTTGGCTGGCATGGTGAGTAACTTTGCGTTCTGTCATTGGTGGGTGTTTGGCCAACAATCTCTTCCACACACAGAGTCTCAGTGA
- a CDS encoding TetR/AcrR family transcriptional regulator — protein sequence MSMRNTTKEKILDVAEALFAEHGFNDTSLRTITSKAGVNLASVNYHFGDKKTLVRAVLNRYLEAFMPAVQDALITLNLNESYQMADVFESLRGPLRALNDVRPNGTSRFMLLIGRGYTDVQGHLRWFITTRYQETLTLFTQSVTKANPKLTQEELFWRLHFTLGTCVFTMASSQALMDIAENSYGQPVDAKSIVDQLIPYLAAGVAAE from the coding sequence ATGTCGATGAGAAATACGACCAAAGAGAAAATCCTAGATGTTGCGGAAGCTCTGTTTGCAGAACACGGTTTCAACGACACCTCACTGCGTACGATTACCAGTAAAGCGGGCGTTAACCTCGCGTCGGTGAACTATCACTTTGGTGATAAGAAAACACTGGTACGTGCTGTATTGAACCGCTATCTCGAAGCCTTTATGCCAGCGGTTCAAGATGCCTTGATCACTCTCAATCTCAACGAAAGTTACCAAATGGCGGATGTGTTTGAATCGCTAAGAGGGCCGCTGCGCGCACTGAATGATGTTAGACCAAATGGGACCAGTCGCTTTATGTTGCTGATTGGCCGCGGATACACCGATGTGCAAGGCCATTTGCGCTGGTTTATTACCACTCGTTATCAAGAGACGTTGACTTTGTTTACCCAATCCGTGACCAAAGCCAACCCTAAGCTGACTCAGGAAGAGTTGTTTTGGCGACTTCATTTTACGTTAGGTACGTGTGTATTCACTATGGCCTCGAGTCAAGCTCTGATGGACATTGCAGAAAATTCATACGGGCAGCCGGTCGACGCTAAGTCTATTGTCGATCAGCTTATCCCATATTTAGCCGCAGGTGTTGCGGCTGAGTAA
- a CDS encoding trans-2-enoyl-CoA reductase family protein, whose protein sequence is MIIKPRIRGFICTTTHPVGCEANVKEQIAYTKAQGPIKNAPKRVLVVGASSGYGLSSRIAAAFGGGASTIGVFFEKEGTEKKPGTAGFYNSVAFEKLAREEGLYAKSLNGDAFSNEAKQKTIDLIKQDLGQIDMVVYSLASPVRKMPETGEVIRSSLKPIGETYTSTAVDTNKDVIIEASVEPATEEEIKDTVTVMGGEDWELWINALSEAGVLAEGCKTVAYSYIGTELTWPIYWDGALGKAKMDLDRAAAALNEKLSATGGTANVAVLKSVVTQASSAIPVMPLYIAMVFKKMREQGVHEGCMEQIFRMFSQRLYKEDGSAPEVDDKNRLRLDDWELRDDIQQHCRELWPQITSENLKELTDYVEYKEEFLKLFGFGAEGVDYDADVNPDYKADFIAI, encoded by the coding sequence ATGATCATCAAACCTAGAATTCGCGGATTTATCTGTACGACAACGCACCCTGTGGGTTGTGAAGCTAACGTAAAAGAACAAATTGCTTACACAAAAGCACAAGGCCCAATTAAAAATGCGCCTAAGCGTGTTCTTGTGGTTGGTGCTTCAAGTGGCTACGGTCTATCTTCTCGTATCGCTGCGGCATTTGGTGGCGGCGCTTCAACTATCGGTGTGTTCTTCGAAAAAGAAGGCACAGAGAAAAAGCCAGGCACTGCAGGTTTCTATAACTCCGTTGCCTTTGAAAAGCTTGCTCGTGAAGAAGGCCTTTATGCAAAGAGCCTTAATGGCGATGCTTTCTCTAACGAAGCGAAGCAAAAAACCATCGATCTAATTAAACAAGACTTGGGTCAAATCGATATGGTGGTTTACTCACTGGCTTCTCCAGTACGTAAAATGCCGGAAACAGGTGAAGTGATTCGTTCTTCGCTTAAGCCAATTGGTGAGACTTACACTTCGACAGCGGTAGACACCAACAAAGATGTGATTATCGAAGCGAGCGTTGAGCCTGCTACTGAAGAAGAGATCAAAGACACGGTCACGGTAATGGGCGGTGAAGATTGGGAACTATGGATCAACGCGCTTTCAGAAGCTGGCGTTCTAGCTGAAGGCTGTAAGACAGTGGCCTACAGCTACATCGGTACTGAGCTGACTTGGCCAATCTATTGGGATGGTGCGCTAGGTAAAGCTAAGATGGACCTAGACCGTGCGGCAGCAGCGCTAAACGAGAAGCTATCGGCAACAGGCGGAACAGCCAACGTTGCGGTATTGAAGTCTGTTGTGACTCAAGCCAGTTCAGCGATTCCTGTTATGCCGCTTTACATCGCGATGGTGTTTAAGAAAATGCGTGAACAAGGCGTACACGAAGGGTGTATGGAACAAATCTTCCGCATGTTCAGCCAGCGCTTGTACAAAGAAGATGGCTCTGCCCCTGAAGTGGATGACAAAAACCGCCTACGCCTAGACGACTGGGAACTGCGTGATGATATCCAGCAGCACTGTCGTGAGCTATGGCCACAAATCACATCTGAGAACCTGAAAGAACTGACAGACTATGTTGAGTACAAAGAAGAGTTCTTGAAGCTGTTTGGTTTTGGTGCTGAAGGTGTCGATTATGACGCGGACGTTAACCCAGACTACAAAGCAGACTTTATTGCTATCTAA
- a CDS encoding DUF4123 domain-containing protein, which translates to MSNTQLTTQWRIQNQSEPHLREGQNAYAIIEPLLWPDWQEALDAYITPLDAHALMAGTRLSYLPNGPLLIPLNKAHEALQACVDKMSESPCGCLVWSPIGIATDALVASLRQRLFLTTERGQTLFRYYEPRTLLPLMAALSDEERQTAFPLLSHLQWHHGAWLSVSFDAPSESVQPLVPWALSQEQLSAMERIAMVINS; encoded by the coding sequence ATGTCAAATACACAGCTAACGACTCAATGGCGCATTCAAAACCAGAGCGAGCCTCACTTAAGAGAAGGACAGAATGCTTATGCCATTATCGAACCACTGCTTTGGCCCGATTGGCAGGAAGCACTCGACGCTTATATCACGCCGCTTGATGCCCACGCTTTGATGGCGGGAACGCGACTATCTTATTTGCCTAACGGCCCTTTATTGATCCCTTTGAACAAGGCTCATGAGGCGCTTCAAGCCTGCGTTGATAAAATGAGCGAATCGCCTTGTGGATGCTTGGTATGGAGCCCGATTGGGATCGCCACAGACGCACTGGTGGCCTCTTTGCGCCAGCGTCTTTTCCTCACCACAGAAAGGGGCCAAACGTTATTCCGTTATTACGAACCCAGAACCTTGTTACCGTTAATGGCGGCGCTGAGTGATGAGGAACGACAGACCGCCTTTCCTCTGCTGTCTCACCTGCAATGGCATCATGGTGCATGGCTGAGCGTATCATTTGACGCCCCCTCAGAGTCAGTACAGCCATTAGTACCTTGGGCACTTTCGCAAGAACAACTCAGCGCGATGGAGCGCATCGCAATGGTAATCAACTCATGA
- a CDS encoding LysM peptidoglycan-binding domain-containing protein, whose protein sequence is MSTQPYLIKPGDTLIGIGIEHNVDFTTLLTLNPQYQPNPDLIVAGETLQLPVPQETKPAETDFPVEPVTAMCVKEKGSLTVPPLCAAKEIEDVVFATGEPANHYYCLTAEAIEKLDQEIEQTQTLFECYQEVLSGAPKGDQAWAEIEKHAEQRQALCEKLIYAGVLPAPKTNNRASVRAEQRRKEKRAKEKALENQRRANAKVTEIKNRIHYIKAYDHWYGTQDSTDKLKAHLINTVIPNLESELAKWEPLAKLAVKPQTPYVKSVDLARSGKTKETRLDGIVNRSGVRELYSINRGVYLYIREAFFERETRIRNSWMTLTSTTRSHQALTRGDTAALGKAIADDITKDASKKLVNPDLKANLWKWQAPGGKLAEWKTTSSLLRNSEGNTMFAVSAEAQLCRWGMQAAVDAQLNPFNKDENGNANAQVDLGVGVQAAFSVFEAAVGAELFLPSDAGYTPCLSYKDANGQDATHSFGSFRFNAKVKLGCFVGVNGQARLSAGNGRPEVGDDVGILFDPSVTMGNTNGQIGFRAGIFGGGQLSGEFSGGVQWKEPPTDTTTYFRSLAEVSLEGNVSVGGGYNADFILHLERGQFFLKVSAKLVWGVGGGLDLPLPLMGKRFGNWLKWCGKGCNTSTTVNSAISPLKPMNIWLMLRI, encoded by the coding sequence ATGAGCACCCAACCTTATTTAATTAAACCCGGCGATACCTTGATCGGTATCGGCATCGAGCACAATGTCGACTTTACGACCTTGTTGACGTTAAACCCACAGTATCAACCCAATCCTGACCTCATTGTCGCAGGCGAAACGCTGCAACTTCCTGTGCCACAAGAGACGAAACCTGCGGAAACAGACTTTCCCGTCGAGCCAGTCACGGCAATGTGCGTCAAGGAAAAGGGCAGTCTTACGGTGCCTCCCTTGTGTGCCGCCAAGGAGATTGAAGACGTAGTCTTTGCCACAGGTGAACCTGCGAATCATTATTACTGTTTAACCGCGGAAGCTATTGAAAAGCTAGATCAAGAAATTGAACAAACTCAAACTCTTTTTGAGTGTTACCAAGAGGTGCTCAGTGGTGCGCCTAAAGGTGATCAAGCTTGGGCTGAGATAGAAAAACACGCCGAGCAACGCCAAGCCTTATGTGAAAAGCTGATTTACGCAGGCGTACTGCCTGCGCCGAAAACCAACAACCGAGCCTCTGTAAGGGCAGAGCAACGTCGCAAAGAAAAACGAGCAAAAGAGAAGGCGCTTGAAAACCAACGCCGCGCCAATGCGAAAGTCACTGAGATAAAAAACCGCATTCACTACATCAAAGCGTATGACCATTGGTATGGAACGCAGGATTCCACCGACAAACTCAAAGCGCATTTGATCAATACGGTGATCCCTAACTTGGAAAGCGAGCTGGCTAAGTGGGAACCTCTCGCTAAGCTAGCGGTGAAACCTCAAACTCCTTACGTGAAGTCGGTTGACCTGGCTCGATCAGGCAAGACCAAAGAAACACGCTTGGATGGCATTGTTAACCGTTCTGGGGTGCGAGAGCTGTACTCGATTAACCGTGGTGTGTATCTGTACATCAGAGAAGCCTTTTTTGAGCGTGAAACACGGATTCGCAACTCGTGGATGACGTTAACCAGCACCACCCGCTCTCACCAAGCGCTGACCAGAGGCGATACCGCCGCCTTAGGTAAAGCCATCGCTGATGACATCACTAAGGATGCGAGCAAAAAGTTGGTAAACCCCGACCTCAAAGCGAACCTATGGAAATGGCAAGCTCCGGGCGGGAAATTGGCGGAGTGGAAAACCACAAGCTCGCTACTGCGTAATAGTGAAGGCAACACCATGTTTGCCGTCAGTGCAGAAGCGCAGCTTTGTCGTTGGGGGATGCAAGCGGCGGTAGACGCTCAACTCAACCCATTTAACAAAGATGAGAATGGCAACGCCAATGCTCAAGTAGACTTAGGGGTCGGTGTCCAAGCGGCATTTTCGGTCTTTGAAGCGGCAGTAGGGGCTGAGCTGTTCTTACCTAGTGATGCGGGCTACACCCCTTGCCTTAGCTATAAGGACGCCAATGGTCAAGACGCCACGCATTCGTTCGGCAGCTTTAGATTTAATGCCAAAGTCAAACTTGGCTGTTTTGTTGGTGTGAACGGTCAAGCACGGCTTAGCGCTGGCAATGGGCGCCCAGAAGTCGGTGATGATGTGGGGATTCTCTTCGACCCCAGTGTCACCATGGGCAACACCAATGGTCAAATAGGGTTTCGAGCAGGTATATTTGGCGGTGGGCAGCTAAGCGGTGAGTTTTCTGGCGGCGTTCAATGGAAAGAGCCGCCAACAGACACCACCACTTATTTTCGCTCGTTGGCGGAAGTCAGCCTGGAAGGCAACGTCTCTGTCGGCGGCGGTTATAACGCCGACTTTATTTTGCACTTAGAACGGGGGCAATTTTTCCTGAAAGTGTCAGCCAAATTGGTTTGGGGCGTCGGCGGGGGGCTGGATTTGCCATTGCCATTGATGGGCAAACGATTTGGCAACTGGCTAAAGTGGTGTGGCAAGGGTTGCAATACATCGACTACCGTCAACTCAGCAATATCGCCCCTAAAGCCTATGAATATTTGGTTGATGCTACGTATTTAG
- a CDS encoding formylglycine-generating enzyme family protein — MKNRWLGLIGTLPVLVACHTGSSIQLSSETVSPQQIKTIVTNITTRYPQATAQQKQQAAEAVVRAIENMVFVDGGSFDMGDFKMDCDFPSKTENRLDWSPDAECLSHFASSMFGAQYLHKITLDSYSISKYETSFLDMEWMRQINQLPPAMTYYVSMIPMQARPMKRTDDRYHNAMKYNLKHTRATYTKSWQEAKDYCQWLGDISGLAFDLPTEAQWEYAARSRGQHYYYATNDGYRSLAGGYYFDPLTDQYVDILPSEVNSDISQEEYIGRWPANPLGIYGMSNGIKEWVNDWYAKDYYLNSPEHNPQGPSSGTQKVMRDSASNGMTFGRYAEDLVLEHYSVTNSFRCAVQSTTPLH; from the coding sequence ATGAAAAACCGATGGTTAGGGTTAATCGGCACACTGCCTGTCTTGGTCGCCTGTCACACTGGCTCCAGTATCCAGCTCTCTAGTGAAACGGTTTCTCCGCAGCAAATCAAAACCATTGTCACCAATATCACTACCCGTTACCCGCAAGCAACAGCACAACAAAAACAACAAGCGGCTGAAGCTGTGGTCCGTGCGATTGAAAATATGGTGTTTGTCGACGGTGGCAGCTTTGATATGGGCGATTTTAAAATGGATTGTGATTTTCCTAGTAAAACCGAGAATCGCCTCGATTGGTCCCCTGATGCCGAATGTCTTAGTCATTTTGCGAGCAGTATGTTCGGCGCTCAATACTTACATAAAATCACCTTGGATTCTTACTCGATCTCCAAATATGAAACCAGCTTTTTAGATATGGAATGGATGCGGCAAATTAATCAGCTACCGCCCGCCATGACCTACTATGTCAGTATGATCCCGATGCAAGCTAGACCAATGAAACGTACGGATGACAGATACCATAATGCGATGAAATATAATTTAAAGCATACTAGAGCGACGTATACTAAATCGTGGCAAGAAGCCAAAGACTACTGCCAATGGCTAGGCGACATCTCTGGCTTAGCGTTTGATTTACCGACCGAAGCGCAGTGGGAATACGCGGCAAGAAGTCGAGGCCAGCACTATTACTACGCCACCAATGACGGTTACCGCTCTCTGGCAGGAGGGTATTATTTTGATCCTCTCACTGACCAGTATGTTGATATTCTACCCTCCGAAGTCAACAGTGACATCAGTCAAGAGGAATATATTGGCCGTTGGCCTGCCAACCCACTGGGTATTTATGGGATGAGCAATGGAATTAAGGAGTGGGTAAATGATTGGTACGCAAAAGACTACTATCTCAATTCCCCCGAGCACAACCCTCAAGGGCCAAGTTCAGGGACACAAAAAGTAATGCGAGATAGCGCAAGTAATGGCATGACATTTGGCCGATATGCAGAGGATCTTGTTTTGGAACATTACTCTGTCACAAACAGTTTTCGCTGCGCGGTACAAAGCACAACGCCGCTCCACTGA
- the xthA gene encoding exodeoxyribonuclease III, which produces MKVISFNINGLRARLHQLQAVIDKHQPDVIGLQEIKVHDEAFPVEDVEAMGYKVYFHGQKAHYGVAMLCKKAPLSVQKGFPTDNEDHQKRMIMATFEDDNGEKVTVLNGYFPQGDNISHETKYPYKRQFYQDLMTYLNDHHNNDEQLIVMGDINISPIDADIGIGEPNRKRWLKTGKCSFQPEERQWLKTLIDWGFVDTFRQLHPQVEDRFSWFDYRSRGFDDNRGLRIDVVLATPKLAEKCIESDIDYELRGIEKPSDHAPIWATFK; this is translated from the coding sequence ATGAAAGTGATCAGCTTTAACATCAATGGTCTGCGCGCACGCTTGCATCAACTGCAAGCGGTCATCGACAAACACCAACCTGATGTGATCGGCCTTCAAGAAATCAAAGTGCACGATGAAGCCTTCCCGGTCGAAGACGTTGAAGCGATGGGCTACAAAGTCTACTTCCATGGTCAAAAAGCCCACTACGGTGTCGCCATGCTATGTAAGAAAGCACCGCTTTCTGTTCAGAAAGGCTTTCCAACCGACAACGAAGATCATCAAAAACGTATGATCATGGCGACGTTTGAAGACGACAACGGCGAGAAAGTCACCGTGCTTAACGGCTACTTTCCTCAGGGCGACAACATCAGCCACGAGACCAAGTACCCATACAAGCGCCAGTTCTACCAAGACTTGATGACTTACCTAAATGATCATCATAACAATGACGAGCAGCTTATCGTGATGGGCGACATCAACATCAGCCCAATAGATGCTGATATCGGTATCGGCGAACCCAACCGCAAACGCTGGTTAAAAACAGGCAAATGCTCTTTCCAACCAGAAGAGCGCCAATGGTTGAAAACATTGATCGACTGGGGATTTGTCGATACCTTCCGCCAGCTTCACCCACAGGTTGAGGATCGTTTCTCTTGGTTTGACTATCGCTCACGCGGTTTTGATGACAACCGTGGGCTACGTATTGACGTAGTACTGGCGACACCAAAGCTTGCTGAGAAATGTATCGAATCAGACATCGACTACGAACTGCGCGGTATCGAAAAGCCGTCGGACCACGCCCCGATTTGGGCGACGTTTAAATAA